A stretch of the Capsicum annuum cultivar UCD-10X-F1 chromosome 8, UCD10Xv1.1, whole genome shotgun sequence genome encodes the following:
- the LOC107838751 gene encoding protein indeterminate-domain 6, chloroplastic — protein sequence MSAGSSSAVFLAMREEEQMKQQQQQQQQRELLFLQQQQQHGVPPSSSTIQSQQVPTKKRRNQPGTPNPDAEIIALSPKTLMATNRFVCEVCNKGFQREQNLQLHRRGHNLPWKLKQKSTKECKRKVYLCPEPSCVHHEPSRALGDLTGIKKHYSRKHGEKKYKCEKCSKKYAVQSDWKAHTKTCGTREYRCDCGTLFSRRDSFITHRAFCDALAQESARNPPSLSTIGSHLYGNNMSLGGGGSLAKFNSQMPDHQDMLHFGSSNNSNKTITSGGSHHLHHHNHQFDHNNNNNNLMGPSSAFRPSTAFFQLPADQTSHQDYAGGNKHHTSSSSIQGLMQLPDLHNNANVVAPSSSSMFNLNFFQNNNSNNNNNNNNNNDDVVVDNDNNNISGGLGGLLLPSPHQFSNNNSGEGSNNSSNIFSPSTLLGHNMSSSFPSLYVSSSIPAPPMSATALLQKAAQMGSTTSCNNSSTSASLLKVFGSAPGAGASVGLGGSSSSGTKSDLHPPPPVNFAGVYGHENPMNTGNHLHDLVVNAYGAQEQHQEYGGVIGGGYNNNNKMNGYNEQPPQKKQMINNNNFSMEIGMSEEANRLTRDFLGVGEIVRSMNGGGSNNNPFGGGNFQ from the exons ATGTCAGCAGGGTCATCATCCGCCGTGTTTCTTGCAATGAGAGAAGAAGAACAGatgaaacaacaacaacagcaacaacaacaacgcGAACTTCTTtttctccaacaacaacaacagcatgGCGTACCGCCATCCTCATCAACAATTCAATCTCAACAAGTaccaacaaaaaaaagaagaaatcagCCAGGAACACCAA atcCAGATGCAGAAATAATAGCATTATCACCAAAGACCCTAATGGCAACAAATAGGTTTGTATGTGAGGTATGCAACAAAGGTTTTCAAAGGGAACAAAACCTCCAACTACACAGAAGAGGACACAATTTGCCTTGGAAATTAAAGCAGAAAAGTACAAAAGAGTGTAAAAGAAAAGTTTATTTATGTCCAGAGCCAAGTTGTGTACATCATGAACCATCAAGAGCACTTGGTGATCTTACTGGGATTAAGAAACATTATTCAAGAAAACATGGTGAGAAGAAGTATAAGTGTGAGAAGTGTTCAAAGAAGTATGCTGTACAGTCTGATTGGAAAGCTCATACTAAGACTTGCGGTACGCGCGAATATCGATGTGATTGTGGCACCCTTTTCTCCAG ACGTGACAGCTTCATCACTCATAGAGCTTTTTGTGATGCATTGGCACAAGAAAGTGCTAGAAATCCACCAAGTTTGAGCACCATTGGGAGTCATTTGTATGGCAACAACATGAGCTTAGGTGGCGGCGGCAGCCTCGCGAAATTCAACTCCCAAATGCCAGATCATCAGGACATGCTGCATTTCGGGAGTAGTAATAACAGTAACAAGACTATCACAAGTGGTGGGTCtcaccacctccaccatcatAATCATCAGTTtgaccacaacaacaacaacaacaatctcatGGGCCCATCATCCGCCTTTCGCCCTTCTACCGCCTTCTTTCAGCTTCcagctgatcaaacaagtcatcaagaTTACGCGGGGGGTAATAAGCATCATACATCATCATCGTCTATCCAGGGCTTAATGCAACTACCCGATCTCCACAACAACGCGAATGTTGTTGCTCCTAGCTCTTCGAGTATGTTCAACCTGAATTTCTTCCagaacaacaacagcaacaacaataacaacaacaacaacaacaacgacgacGTCGTTGTTGATAATGACAACAACAATATTTCTGGTGGTCTTGGTGGATTATTACTTCCTAGTCCTCATCAATTTAGCAACAACAATAGTGGTGAAGGttcaaacaattcatcaaacattttCTCACCTAGTACCCTTCTAGGTCATAACATGAGTTCATCATTTCCCTCTCTTTATGTCTCATCATCGATACCCGCGCCACCTATGTCCGCCACCGCCCTCCTCCAGAAGGCGGCTCAGATGGGTTCTACTACTAGTTGCAACAATAGTAGTACTAGTGCTTCATTGCTCAAAGTCTTTGGCTCCGCGCCTGGCGCTGGTGCTAGTGTTGGTCTTGGTGGTTCGTCATCCAGTGGCACGAAATCCGATCTTCACCCTCCACCACCTGTCAATTTCGCTGGTGTTTACGGCCACGAAAACCCTATGAACACTGGGAATCATCTTCATGACCTAGTTGTCAATGCTTATG GTGCACAAGAACAACACCAAGAATATGGTGGAGTGATTGGAGGagggtacaacaacaacaacaagatgaatgGTTACAATGAGCAGCCACCACAGAAGAAGCAAAtgattaataacaataatttttcaATGGAAATTGGGATGAGTGAAGAAGCTAATAGGTTAACAAGAGATTTTCTTGGAGTTGGTGAAATTGTAAGAAGTATGAATGGTGGAGGATCCAATAATAATCCTTTTGGAGGTGGCAATTTTCAGTGA